One genomic segment of Brassica napus cultivar Da-Ae chromosome A3, Da-Ae, whole genome shotgun sequence includes these proteins:
- the LOC106438218 gene encoding citrate synthase 4, mitochondrial, whose amino-acid sequence MVFFRSVAAFSRLRSRVGQQSSLGSSVRWIQMQSSTDVDLKSQLQELIPEQQDRLKKLKSEHGKVQLGNITVDMVIGGMRGMTGLLWETSLLDPEEGIRFRGLSIPECQKVLPVAQSGGEPLPEGLLWLLLTGKVPSKEQVEALSKDLANRAAVPDYVYNAIDALPSTAHPMTQFASGVMALQVQSEFQKAYENGIHKSKFWEPTYEDCLNLIARVPVVAAYVYRRMYKNGDSIPSDKSLDYGANFSHMLGFDDAKMKELMRLYITIHSDHEGGNVSAHTGHLVGSALSDPYLSFAAALNGLAGPLHGLANQEVLLWIKSVVEECGENISKDQLKEYVWKTLNSGKVVPGYGHGVLRKTDPRYVCQREFALKHLPDDPLFQLVSKLYEVVPPVLTELGKVKNPWPNVDAHSGVLLNHYGLTEARYYTVLFGVSRSLGICSQLIWDRALGLALERPKSVTMDWLEAYCEKAKASSP is encoded by the exons ATGGTGTTTTTCCGCAGCGTAGCGGCCTTTTCTAGGCTGAGGTCTCGCGTT GGGCAACAATCTTCGCTCGGCAGTTCAGTCAGATGGATTCAGATGCAGAGCTCCACCGATGTG GACCTGAAGTCGCAGCTGCAAGAGTTGATTCCGGAACAACAA GACCGTCTGAAGAAACTGAAGTCAGAACATGGGAAGGTTCAACTGGGAAACATCACTGTTGATATG GTAATTGGTGGAATGAGAGGGATGACTGGATTGCTCTGGGAAACCTCACTGCTTGACCCGGAAGAG GGAATACGCTTTAGGGGTTTGTCAATTCCTGAGTGCCAGAAAGTTTTACCTGTTGCCCAGTCTGGAGGGGAACCATTGCCTGAGGGTCTACTGTGGCTTCTTTTAACTGGAAAG GTACCTAGCAAAGAACAAGTTGAAGCACTGTCAAAAGACTTGGCGAACCGTGCTGCTGTGCCAG ATTATGTGTACAATGCCATCGATGCCCTGCCGTCCACAGCTCATCCAATGACTCAATTTGCTAGCGGTGTTATGGCTCTCCAG GTGCAAAGTGAGTTCCAAAAGGCATATGAGAATGGAATTCACAAGTCAAA GTTCTGGGAGCCAACGTACGAAGATTGCCTCAACCTAATTGCTCGTGTTCCTGTTGTTGCTGCATATGTTTATCGGAG GATGTATAAGAATGGTGATTCCATTCCCTCGGATAAATCTTTGGATTATGGTGCAAATTTCTCCCACATGTTGGGATTTGATGATGCTAAGATGAAAGAGCTCATGAGGCTTTACATCACTATCCACAG TGATCATGAAGGTGGAAACGTTAGTGCTCACACTGGTCACCTG GTCGGTAGTGCACTATCAGATCCGTATCTGTCATTTGCAGCTGCATTAAACGGTTTAGCTGGGCCACTCCATGGTTTGGCTAATCAG GAAGTTTTGCTTTGGATCAAATCAGTTGTGGAGGAATGTGGAGAGAACATATCGAAAGACCAGTTGAAAGAATATGTCTGGAAAACATTAAACAGTGGCAAG GTTGTTCCTGGATATGGACATGGTGTTCTTCGCAAAACTGATCCAAGATATGTATGCCAAAGAGAGTTTGCGTTGAAGCATTTACCTGATGACCCTCTTTTCCAGCTg GTATCAAAGCTTTATGAAGTTGTGCCTCCTGTTCTCACCGAACTCGGAAAG GTGAAGAACCCATGGCCAAATGTTGATGCTCACAGTGGAGTGTTGCTCAACCACTATGGTCTAACCGAAGCAAG GTACTACACGGTGCTCTTTGGTGTCTCAAGGAGTCTTGGTATCTGCTCTCAG CTAATATGGGACAGAGCTCTTGGACTTGCACTTGAGAGGCCAAAGAGTGTTACAATGGACTGGCTTGAAGCCTACTGTGAGAAAGCAAAAGCTTCATCTCCTTAA
- the LOC106438219 gene encoding uncharacterized protein LOC106438219 encodes MNRKLTPAEKVSEAPRRARVRVQEPDLLQKHSLTLIGKVTNPSVQKVPSLIPFFTNHWKTNEIRTVGSDLGQGLFKFQFDSESDLLAVLENRPYHFAKWMVILQRWEPTVSLSFPSLIPFWIKVEGIPAHLWTEETIRSIGEDIGRFECSDIISTLSVRMRVHVNGRLPLIKSSVIEYPNGDEVRVSLVYEKLEKHCSHCYRLDHELKDCLAAKHQKKKANALALAVQHKEEQSSYGNSQSVRGTPLRIPHDSLPPQALEEALGEGREVMVQCTSCEEPWESAGERLRQAAEQGQLEQRAAQMVRATLSKHQLNATMTVPSNSHNGSKQQQRNIKSRTNRSKADSNAVPPQAGVSLTRELLATLASFLPATSQPESRQTVPQYNGGEALPQSWHRDSQTVHDASNQLYAAGQLPPPPPPRYYLSGGNMQYQGQGQSFSMPQNNKAGGSSNHAVFQRMTQQYQSEASVQNQSYGPASSYEQANYHGVATSQVHNPSQFQAAMQPPPMLSGAGQGTRDVEKEERYQKTLQFAASLLHQINQP; translated from the coding sequence ATGAACCGGAAGCTCACCCCAGCTGAGAAAGTTAGTGAAGCTCCAAGGAGAGCTCGTGTCCGTGTCCAAGAACCGGATCTGTTACAAAAACATTCACTCACCTTGATTGGGAAAGTGACAAACCCTTCCGTTCAAAAGGTCCCCTCCCTAATCCCATTTTTCACTAACCATTGGAAGACAAATGAGATCAGGACAGTGGGCTCGGATTTGGGACAGGGCTTGTTCAAGTTCCAGTTCGATTCAGAGTCAGATCTGCTCGCTGTACTTGAAAACCGCCCCTACCACTTCGCGAAATGGATGGTCATTTTACAACGTTGGGAACCCACCGTCTCCCTGTCTTTCCCGTCGCTGATACCTTTCTGGATTAAGGTCGAGGGCATTCCAGCTCATCTCTGGACTGAGGAGACCATAAGAAGCATTGGAGAAGATATTGGCCGCTTCGAATGCTCAGATATAATCTCGACGCTCTCGGTGCGTATGCGAGTTCATGTGAATGGCAGGCTTCCTCTGATAAAGAGCTCGGTTATTGAGTATCCTAACGGAGATGAAGTCAGGGTCTCGCTAGTCTATGAGAAGCTTGAAAAGCATTGTTCTCACTGCTACCGTCTTGACCATGAGCTAAAGGATTGCCTTGCAGCTAAACACCAAAAGAAGAAGGCTAACGCTCTAGCCCTTGCTGTTCAACACAAGGAGGAACAATCATCCTATGGTAACAGCCAATCCGTAAGGGGGACTCCCCTTCGGATTCCTCATGATTCTTTGCCTCCCCAGGCTTTGGAAGAGGCTTTAGGCGAGGGGCGTGAGGTAATGGTGCAGTGTACTAGCTGCGAAGAACCGTGGGAAAGTGCAGGCGAGAGACTAAGGCAAGCTGCAGAACAAGGTCAACTAGAACAGAGGGCGGCCCAAATGGTGCGTGCAACGCTTTCAAAGCACCAGCTGAATGCAACTATGACTGTACCCTCAAACTCTCATAACGGCAGCAAACAGCAGCAGAGGAATATTAAAAGCAGAACCAATAGATCAAAAGCTGATAGCAATGCAGTGCCTCCTCAAGCTGGTGTTAGCTTAACTCGGGAGCTTTTAGCTACTTTGGCATCTTTTCTCCCTGCAACTTCTCAACCTGAGAGTCGCCAAACAGTACCTCAATACAATGGAGGAGAAGCACTGCCTCAATCTTGGCATAGAGATTCACAGACTGTGCATGATGCCTCAAATCAGCTATATGCAGCCGGGCAACTaccccctcctcctcctccgcgtTACTACCTTAGTGGTGGAAACATGCAGTACCAAGGCCAAGGACAATCTTTTAGCATGCCTCAGAATAACAAAGCCGGGGGATCGTCAAATCATGCCGTTTTTCAGCGCATGACACAGCAATACCAGTCAGAAGCTTCAGTACAAAACCAAAGTTATGGTCCGGCTTCAAGTTATGAGCAAGCAAACTATCATGGTGTAGCAACAAGTCAGGTGCATAACCCTTCCCAGTTTCAAGCTGCCATGCAACCACCACCTATGCTCTCTGGGGCTGGTCAGGGTACAAGAGATGTGGAGAAGGAGGAGAGATATCAGAAAACACTACAGTTTGCAGCTAGCCTTCTTCACCAGATAAATCAGCCTTGA
- the LOC106438220 gene encoding uncharacterized protein LOC106438220, with protein sequence MASRKPVNRPSVKHPSHKHPLHIFKAQEEDEIICSGCELELTGEAFKCTKSDCDYFLHKSCFDLPRELNHKSHPNHPLTLLHSPPYESNAYGCDACGQYGSSFIYHCSKCQYDVHVGCAFLPEILEREDHEHKLTLVFNSPCKGREGMVFMCDVCKETVSENLWVYHCKVCDYGTHVHSCAVYENHEAKRGGGGEEEAVLEALRMESLRNARMELANMRISNKINNSVIHFGDEPRYHWVRK encoded by the coding sequence ATGGCTTCAAGAAAACCTGTTAATCGTCCATCAGTGAAGCACCCGAGTCACAAACATCCGCTACACATCTTTAAAGCCCAAGAGGAAGATGAGATCATCTGCTCTGGATGTGAGCTCGAGCTAACCGGAGAAGCTTTCAAGTGTACCAAGTCAGACTGCGATTACTTCTTGCACAAGTCGTGTTTCGACCTACCCCGTGAACTCAACCACAAGTCTCATCCTAACCATCCTTTAACCTTGCTTCATTCCCCACCTTATGAAAGTAACGCTTACGGGTGTGACGCATGCGGTCAGTATGGATCTAGTTTCATTTACCATTGCTCTAAGTGCCAGTACGATGTTCATGTGGGATGTGCCTTTCTCCCTGAGATCTTAGAGCGTGAAGATCACGAACACAAGCTTACTCTAGTTTTCAACTCGCCGTGCAAAGGTCGTGAGGGCATGGTTTTCATGTGTGATGTTTGTAAAGAAACTGTGTCGGAGAATCTTTGGGTTTATCACTGCAAAGTGTGTGATTATGGAACGCATGTGCATTCTTGTGCGGTTTATGAAAATCACGAGGCgaaaagaggaggaggaggagaagaagaagcggtCTTGGAAGCTTTGAGGATGGAGTCGTTGAGGAATGCTCGTATGGAGTTGGCGAATATGCGTATTtcgaataaaataaataattctgtAATCCATTTTGGGGATGAACCTAGATATCATTGGGTCAGAAAATGA
- the LOC106438222 gene encoding protein EMSY-LIKE 4-like: MDYESFDSSGTDDDLPPSHRVVPRGGIVSSNGRPSTLAPSHMYDQVAADMEAQIHHVEKEAYFSLLRAFRAQADAITWEKDGLITEMRKELRVSHEEHRELLARVNADDTIRRIREWRQSGGVQRHAAQVVHDTLPSPCVPASIKRHKPNQPIPSQPFASSSPPQADPTHQFASWTAKRGLVPNVKDKKHKPVLPGSSSLKPIPCHPLDQPPRGQVMNNRLPSVPTSSSEPAKGSGPESFVGRRVRTRWPEDNAFYEAAITKYDPVEGRHALVYDIGTRNETWEWVKLAEISPRDIEWIGEDPGVSNRYGLNRTTGPNNVPQRGSGLAKTTIKNDLRTSQNGAGKRKHVDIRIRPTNVLIREVERVLSSHNPDPQEVEMAKRVLEEQEHALVGAITKLGDISNGENVLPRHSAMQTMRSC; encoded by the exons ATGGACTACGAATCATTTGATAGCAGCG GAACAGATGATGATCTGCCTCCATCGCATAGGGTGGTTCCACGAGGAGGGATTGTGTCTAGCAACGGAAGACCTTCGACTCTTGCTCCATCTCACATGTATGACCAAGTTGCTGCTGATATGGAAGCTCAGATTCACCATGTTGAGAAGGAAGCATACTTCTCTCTTCTCAGAGCCTTTAGAGCACAAGCAGATGCAATCACTTGG GAAAAAGATGGTCTAATAACTGAAATGCGTAAAGAGTTGAGAGTATCGCATGAGGAGCATAGAGAGCTTCTTGCTCGTGTAAACGCAGATGATACAATACGGAGGATAAG GGAATGGAGACAATCTGGAGGAGTGCAACGCCATGCTGCTCAAGTGGTTCACGATACGTTGCCAAGCCCTTGTGTTCCAGCTTCTATTAAGAGGCACAAACCAAACCAGCCAATTCCTTCTCAACCATTCGCCAGTTCTTCACCTCCTCAAGCTGATCCCACTCACCAGTTTGCTTCATGGACAGCTAAACGAGGATTGGTTCCCAATGTCAAGGACAAAAAGCATAAACCA GTTTTACCTGGTTCGTCTTCCTTAAAACCCATTCCTTGCCATCCTCTGGATCAACCTCCACGAGGACAAGTCATGAACAACAGATTACCATCTGTTCCTACCAGTTCAAGTGAACCAGCAAAAGGAAGTGGACCTGAGTCTTTTGTAGGAAGAAGAGTTAGAACAAGGTGGCCAGAAGACAATGCATTTTACGAGGCTGCCATCACCAAGTATGATCCAGTTGAG GGTCGACATGCTTTAGTTTATGACATTGGAACACGTAATGAGACATGGGAATGGGTTAAACTCGCAGAG ATATCTCCTAGGGATATTGAGTGGATAGGAGAGGATCCTGGGGTTTCTAATCGATATGGCTTGAACAGAACTACAGGACCCAACAATGTTCCACAACGGGGAAGCGGTTTGGCTAAGACCACTATCAAAAACGATCTCAGAACATCACAGAATGGAGCTGGGAAAAGGAAACATGTCGATATACGAATCCGTCCGACCAATGTCCTAATCAGAGAG GTGGAGAGAGTTCTTAGTTCGCACAATCCAGATCCTCAAGAGGTTGAAATGGCTAAGAGAGTTTTGGAG GAGCAAGAACATGCGCTTGTTGGTGCAATAACAAAGCTTGGAGATATATCCAATGGAGAGAACG TTTTGCCAAGGCACAGTGCAATGCAGACCATGAGGAgctgttga
- the LOC106443638 gene encoding endoglucanase 15 — protein sequence MYCVLRTRSSQCFLTIQSMCIVLLLLSTSGKVSAGLNYGEALTKSLLYFEAQRSGKLPSDQRVQWRGDSAPGDGSDVHIDLSGGYYDAGDNMKFGFPLAFTTTMLAWGSVEMASQFQAHNEHQNVLMALKWATDYLIKAHPEPNVLYGQVGDGKLDHACWMRPEDMNTSHPRPSYRIDAQHPGADLAAETAAAMAAASLAFAPSDAAYANTLISHAKDLFEFGKNHPGVYHDSITNAAGFYSSSGHEDELLWAAAWLHRATGDQMYLDYLTQASNSGGVRSAFSWDDKFVGAQVLAAKLVFEGKVKNEGKMAEYKSMAEHFICNCAQKGYSNVKKTPGGLLWFLPWENLQYTATASFVLSSYSKYLEAAQASVQCPNGVLQAFDLLSLARAQVDYILGSNPKSMSYMVGFGTNYPNRPHHRGSSIVSIKKDSKLKACNEGWYPWYNTHEPNPNVLVGAIVGGPDVNDVYQDERSDYQHNEPDTVTVAPFVGVFAALA from the exons ATGTATTGCGTGTTAAGAACTAGGTCATCACAATGCTTCCTCACAATCCAAAGCATGTGCATTGTGTTGTTACTATTATCGACTAGTGGAAAAGTTTCTGCAGGTTTAAATTACGGAGAAGCTCTCACAAAGAGTCTTTTGTATTTTGAAGCTCAACGCTCTGGAAAATTGCCATCAGACCAAAGAGTTCAATGGAGAGGAGATTCTGCACCTGGAGACGGTTCTGATGTTCAT ATTGATCTCAGTGGAGGGTATTATGATGCTGGAGACAACATGAAGTTTGGATTCCCATTGGCGTTCACCACAACGATGCTAGCTTGGGGCAGCGTAGAGATGGCATCTCAGTTCCAAGCCCACAACGAGCATCAAAACGTCCTTATGGCTCTTAAATGGGCCACTGACTATCTCATTAAAGCTCATCCAGAGCCCAATGTACTTTACGGACAGGTGGGAGATGGTAAGTTAGACCATGCCTGCTGGATGAGACCAGAAGACATGAACACTTCACATCCACGTCCATCATACCGCATTGATGCTCAACATCCAGGTGCTGACCTGGCAGCCGAGACAGCTGCGGCTATGGCTGCAGCTTCTCTAGCATTTGCTCCGTCTGATGCAGCCTACGCCAACACACTCATTAGTCACGCCAAAGATCTATTTGAATTCGGTAAAAATCATCCCGGGGTCTATCATGACTCCATTACTAACGCGGCTGGCTTTTACTCGAGTAGTGGCCATGAAGATGAGTTGTTATGGGCTGCAGCTTGGCTTCACCGGGCCACCGGAGACCAGATGTATCTCGATTATTTAACACAAGCTTCTAATAGCGGAGGTGTGAGGTCTGCTTTCTCTTGGGACGATAAGTTCGTTGGGGCACAAGTATTGGCAGCCAAG CTTGTGTTTGAAGGGAAGGTGAAGAACGAAGGGAAGATGGCAGAGTACAAAAGTATGGCGGAGCACTTTATCTGCAACTGTGCTCAAAAGGGTTATAGCAACGTTAAGAAAACTCCAGGAGGTTTGCTTTGGTTCTTGCCATGGGAAAACCTCCAATACACAGCTACTGCTTCTTTCGTCTTATCAAGTTATAGTAAATACCTTGAGGCTGCACAAGCTTCCGTCCAGTGCCCCAATGGTGTTCTTCAAGCTTTTGATCTTCTCAGCCTCGCTCGGGCTCAG GTAGACTACATACTTGGGTCAAACCCCAAGAGCATGAGCTACATGGTTGGATTCGGGACCAATTATCCTAATAGACCACACCATAGAGGATCCTCTATAGTGTCAATCAAGAAAGATTCTAAACTGAAGGCATGCAATGAAGGGTGGTACCCTTGGTACAACACTCATGAACCGAACCCTAATGTTTTGGTTGGAGCTATTGTAGGTGGACCGGATGTGAACGATGTTTACCAAGATGAACGATCTGATTATCAGCACAACGAGCCCGACACTGTCACAGTTGCTCCTTTTGTTGGTGTTTTTGCTGCCCTCGCATGA
- the LOC106438223 gene encoding ras-related protein RABH1b — MAPVSALAKYKLVFLGDQSVGKTSIITRFMYDKFDNTYQATIGIDFLSKTMYLEDRTVRLQLWDTAGQERFRSLIPSYIRDSSVAVIVYDVASRQSFLNTTKWIDEVRTERGSDVIVVLVGNKTDLVDKRQVSIEEAEAKARELNVMFIETSAKAGFNIKALFRKIAAALPGMETLSSTKQEDMVDVNLKSSNANASLAQQQSGGCSC; from the exons ATGGCGCCGGTATCGGCACTCGCCAAGTATAAGCTGGTGTTTCTGGGAGATCAATCCGTGGGGAAGACGAGTATCATCACTCGATTCATGTACGACAAATTCGACAACACTTACCAG GCCACGATTGGTATTGATTTTCTGTCAAAGACAATGTACCTCGAAGATCGGACTGTCAGACTGCAGTTGTG GGATACAGCAGGGCAAGAGAGATTCAGGAGTCTTATTCCGAGCTATATTAGGGATTCTTCTGTTGCTGTTATTGTCTATGATGTTGCCA GCAGGCAATCTTTCCTAAACACTACTAAGTGGATCGATGAGGTTAGGACAGAGCGTGGTAGTGATGTCATTGTCGTTCTTGTGGGAAATAAAACCGACCTTGTGGACAAAAG GCAAGTGTCAATAGAGGAAGCAGAAGCCAAGGCTCGTGAGCTTAATGTAATGTTTATCGAAACCAGTGCCAAAGCAGGCTTCAACATAAAG GCGCTTTTCCGCAAGATCGCAGCAGCTTTGCCAGGAATGGAAACACTGTCTTCGACAAAGCAAGAGGATATGGTTGATGTCAATCTCAAGTCTTCCAACGCCAATGCATCTTTGGCTCAGCAGCAATCAGGAGGATGTTCTTGTTAA
- the LOC106438224 gene encoding acyl carrier protein 1, mitochondrial, which yields MALRTAVLRHLRVPVTGSNQSQIGFLGSIRAFSSHDDHLSKQEVVDRVLDVVKCFPKVDPAKVTPDVHFQKDLGLDSLDTVEIVMAIEEEFKLEIPDKEADKIDSCPLAIEYVFNHPMSS from the exons ATGGCACTGAGAACTGCAGTCCTTCGTCACCTTAGGGTTCCGGTGACGGGATCGAACCAGTCTCAAATTGGTTTCCTTGGTTCGATCCGTGCTTTCTCGTCGCACGATGATCATCTCAGCAAGCAGGAAGTCGTCGACAGAGTCCTCGACGTTGTCAAATGCTTCCCTAAAGTCGATCCAGCTAAG GTGACTCCTGATGTTCATTTCCAGAAGGATTTGGGGTTAGATAGTTTGGACACTGTGGAGATAGTGATGGCTATTGAAGAGGAGTTCAAGCTTGAGATCCCAGACAAAGAAGCTGACAAGATCGACTCTTGCCCTCTTGCTATTGAATACGTTTTCAACCATCCAATGTCTAGCTAA
- the LOC106438225 gene encoding protein TRIGALACTOSYLDIACYLGLYCEROL 4, chloroplastic has translation MANLSSAIDSVFWDQNLSSPQTLEGTARSVPGEPFPVDGARASRSHRIQQLSLLREGFPLGIIPAFAPSSDKRLGSFSLNSLLLSPSSSNWWLGLVGQFKPKKLFADIKSNISKADEWDLQLFKDTTKHIVDKSLYSIGLWTQIALGSSSSLLLSAERLGDKDGLRKKLMFVHPLEKHDLTVEAAWPDLFLDHKGLFWDVPESLNFDLSSLAPETGLQYRFGVHKSKGDPHPVNAAGESGVGGEAPASLLPGLCAKAAVSYKAKRDLWRPKEEEDNNTEEDDDDDTPVFLPYDIRLKEPHAAVSGIVGSSLAAWITGRGEKRSLISADVFGSACYTFQKGRFSKLYGDLTRVDARVDVSSASALAKRIFSAVRRSKGSNKTDDDTLGSPRLSLIFQQQVAGPIVFKVDSQFQVGEGKFGAQMEDLIYSLNYSLRLLESGKVVAWYSPKRKEGMVELRVFEF, from the exons aTGGCGAACCTCAGCTCAGCAATTGACTCAGTCTTTTGGGACCAGAACCTTTCTTCACCGCAGACCCTCGAAGGCACAGCTCGTTCTGTTCCCGGCGAGCCATTTCCCGTGGACGGTGCACGAGCAAGCCGCTCTCACCGGATTCAACAACTCTCTCTTCTCCGGGAAGGCTTTCCTCTCGGAATCATCCCTGCTTTTGCTCCTTCTTCCGACAAGAGACTCGGCTCTTTCTCTCTCAACTCTCTCTTGCTCAGTCCTTCATCTTCCAACTG GTGGCTAGGATTGGTTGGACAGTTCAAACCAAAGAAGCTCTTTGCTGATATCAAATCAAACATCAGCAAGGCAGATGAATGGGATCTTCAGCTTTTCAAAGATACAACAAAACACATTGTAGATAAATCTCTCTACTCAATTGGTTTATGGACTCAGATTGCGTTAGGCTCTTCTTCCTCCCTCTTGCTGAGCGCTGAACGCCTTGGAGACAAAGACGGACTCAGAAAGAAGTTGATGTTTGTTCATCCG CTTGAGAAACATGATCTTACTGTGGAAGCAGCTTGGCCGGATCTGTTTTTAGACCATAAAGGACTCTTCTGGGATGTTCCTGAATCATTAAACTTTGATCTCTCATCGCTCGCTCCAGAGACCGGGCTTCAATACCGTTTTGGTGTACACAAAAGCAAGGGTGATCCTCACCCTGTGAACGCTGCTGGTGAGAGTGGCGTTGGTGGCGAGGCTCCTGCTTCTTTGTTGCCTGGTTTATGCGCCAAGGCTGCAGTTTCATACAAGGCTAAAAGAGACTTGTGGAGaccaaaagaggaagaagacaacaacacagaagaagatgatgatgatgatacacCTGTTTTCCTACCTTACGACATACGCCTAAAGGAGCCACATGCAGCAGTTTCGGGGATTGTAGGTAGCAGCTTGGCAGCTTGGATTACAGGCAGAGGCGAGAAGCGGAGTCTGATAAGCGCAGATGTGTTTGGTTCTGCTTGTTATACGTTCCAGAAAGGGCGGTTTAGTAAGCTGTATGGTGATCTAACACGAGTAGATGCTCGTGTGGACGTTTCCTCAGCTTCTGCTCTTGCTAAAAGAATCTTTAGCGCAGTTAGAAGATCTAAGGGTAGTAACAAAACAGATGATGACACATTGGGTTCTCCTAGACTCAGCCTGATATTCCAGCAACAA GTTGCAGGTCCAATAGTGTTCAAAGTAGACTCGCAGTTTCAGGTAGGTGAAGGGAAATTTGGTGCACAAATGGAGGATCTGATTTACAGTTTGAACTACTCGTTGAGGCTTCTTGAGTCTGGAAAAGTTGTGGCTTGGTATTCTCCAAAGAGAAAAGAAGGCATGGTCGAGCTTCGAGTTTTTGAGTTTTAA
- the LOC106443640 gene encoding FCS-Like Zinc finger 3-like: MASYYSAFFGSEEPHFLESCSLCSKHLGPNSDIFMYRGDTAFCSNECREEQIESDEAKERRWKLSARSLRKKSSEAAKDSAAGKNVRTGTLVVA, from the exons ATGGCTTCGTATTACTCTGCGTTTTTCGGCAGTGAAGAGCCACACTTTCTGGAATCATGCTCTCTTTGCAGTAAACACCTTGGTCCTAACTCCGACATCTTCATGTACAG aggAGACACGGCGTTTTGTAGCAATGAGTGTAGAGAAGAACAGATTGAATCTGATGAAGCCAAGGAGAGACGCTGGAAACTGTCTGCTAGATCTCTCCGTAAAAAATCTTCTGAAGCTGCAAAAGATTCGGCCGCCGGAAAAAACGTACGGACAGGAACACTCGTGGTCGCGTAG